Proteins from one Mercurialis annua linkage group LG7, ddMerAnnu1.2, whole genome shotgun sequence genomic window:
- the LOC126656673 gene encoding uncharacterized protein LOC126656673, producing the protein MKKVSRMEKGKRKEEIPWFAPPTIPKDYRRPCQVYVGVEFSDTYPITLNNEGKILKGYWYRDENLTFEDIGNRLRDMGYPEVNRIGYHEPTGNWNTVTIVKDDIGITKLFNEGHAFGFVKMFIEFKRDPEPEEFNFDIDESVWEAFERNEADKEADKEADKGMPELEIEDQEDDREGHVLTAASVGMDYHSSDDATYICESDTEDDSVSDGGTDFDDEYTSARETKKKFRTSVCDRISGLGLDAMLEAPGGIASHNGKYWEGGAAGNLDAHKAIQDMDNEEGSDYADTDDGLFTPSSTDEDCLDIRKKKRASKLYYDPTCNHEDLLFKVDMIFMNKVQVKSAVQQWAICRGHDIRWRRSERLRVEARCKAGCPFKLYASRKKSNTSFKILRLRNEHTCQRATTNRQATSEWLAKEFIKKFRREPVYSASLMQADMKDKYKGLIVSESACYRARGLALDIIRGSLESHYAKFRAYDAELKRIDKEGLFQFYTINNPNSGAPIFQRYYVGFSGLKKGFRNGCRPVLCVDGCFLKTLTGGCLLSAVARDGNNQMFPVAWAITEAENEETWTWFLDLLISDLGFGDGLYLTLISDQQKGLKNAIVTLVPMAEHRNCARHIYANWKKKHRDPELKRIFWCAVNATNGPDFDSHMKTMASEKQWAYEDFMGQLNNVFCKSFVREYPRCDAITSNYSPFICWRRFELR; encoded by the exons ATGAAGAAAGTATCAAGAATGGAAAAAGGAAAACGAAAAGAAGAAATACCATGGTTTGCACCTCCGACTATTCCGAAAGATTACAG GCGACCGTGTCAGGTCTATGTGGGCGTGGAGTTCAGTGACACATACCCTATAACACTGAACAACGAAGGGAAGATTTTGAAAGGTTACTGGTACAGAGACGAAAACCTCACATTTGAGGATATTGGCAATAGGCTTCGAGATATGGGATACCCGGAGGTTAACCGAATTGGGTATCACGAGCCGACAGGAAACTGGAACACGGTAACAATAGTGAAGGATGATATAGGCATTACGAAGTTGTTCAATGAGGGACACGCCTTTGGTTTCGTCAAAATGTTCATTGAGTTCAAGCGCGATCCTGAACCTGAAGAGTTTAACTTTGATATAGACGAGTCTGTTTGGGAAGCGTTTGAGAGAAATGAAGCTGATAAGGAAGCTGATAAGGAAGCTGATAAGGGTATGCCTGAACTAGAGATTGAGGATCAAGAGGATGACAGAGAAGGGCATGTACTAACTGCTGCTAGTGTTGGTATGGATTATCATAGTTCAGATGATGCCACTTACATTTGCGAGTCTGACACTGAAGATGACAGTGTTAGCGATGGTGGAACCGATTTTGATGACGAGTATACTAGTGCAAGGGAAACGAAGAAAAAGTTTAGAACTTCGGTTTGCGATAGAATATCTGGCTTGGGATTAGATGCAATGTTAGAAGCTCCGGGGGGTATAGCTAGTCATAACGGCAAGTATTGGGAAGGTGGGGCAGCCGGCAATTTAGATGCCCATAAGGCTATACAGGATATGGATAATGAAGAAGGATCTGACTACGCCGACACCGATGATGGACTTTTTACCCCATCGAGTACTGATGAGGATTGTCTTGATATTAGAAAGAAGAAGCGGGCTAGTAAGTTATACTATGACCCTACGTGCAATCATGAGGACTTACTGTTCAAGGTGGATATGATTTTCATGAACAAGGTGCAAGTGAAAAGTGCTGTTCAGCAATGGGCGATTTGTCGGGGTCATGACATTCGTTGGAGAAGGAGCGAGCGTTTACGTGTCGAGGCACGTTGCAAAGCTGGTTGTCCTTTCAAGCTCTATGCTAgcagaaaaaaatcaaacacttCCTTCAAAATTTTGCGGCTTCGTAATGAACATACCTGCCAACGAGCAACAACTAACAGACAAGCTACATCAGAATGGCTTGCTAAAGAGTTCATCAAGAAATTTAGGAGAGAGCCTGTATATTCTGCCTCTTTAATGCAAGCTGACATGAAAGACAAGTACAAGGGACTAATTGTGTCAGAGTCAGCTTGTTATAGGGCTAGAGGGCTTGCTCTGGATATTATTAGAGGGTCACTCGAGAGTCATTATGCAAAATTTAGAGCATATGACGCGGAGTTGAAAAGGATCGACAAAGAAGGGCTGTTTCAGTTTTACACGATAAATAACCCAAATAGTGGAGCTCCAATATTTCAGAGATACTATGTGGGGTTTTCAGGGTTAAAGAAAGGATTCCGCAATGGTTGTAGGCCTGTGTTGTGCGTTGATGGATGTTTCCTAAAGACATTGACTGGTGGGTGCCTGTTAAGTGCGGTTGCACGAGACGGGAACAACCAAATGTTCCCGGTAGCGTGGGCAATAACCGAAGCTGAAAACGAAGAGACGTGGACATGGTTTTTGGACTTGCTAATTTCAGATCTCGGGTTTGGAGACGGCCTGTACTTGACGCTAATTAGCGACCAACAAAAG GGGCTGAAAAATGCAATTGTGACATTGGTTCCTATGGCAGAGCATCGTAACTGTGCCCGCCACATTTACGCTAATTGGAAAAAGAAGCACAGAGATCCTGAGTTGAAGAGAATATTTTGGTGCGCCGTCAATGCAACAAATGGCCCAGACTTTGACAGTCACATGAAGACGATGGCAAGTGAGAAACAATGGGCATATGAGGATTTTATGGGGCAATTGAACAATGTGTTTTGCAAATCCTTCGTTAGGGAATATCCGAGGTGCGATGCTATTACAA GCAACTACAGCCCATTCATATGTTGGAGGAGATTCGAACTTCGTTGA
- the LOC126656068 gene encoding uncharacterized protein LOC126656068, with product MYLKSALMDSHHEDICPRIRERIDKTQISTRLCAVTPAKGGTFEVKCDPDQFVVDLKKKICGCRAWDITGIPCSHALACINFMRYDVRDYVHEWYKKDKYRATYEFSLQPINGIKMWPNVQGLDILPPPYKKMPGRPKKNRRKDPDEEPKKDPRFARKGVAMTCRHCLTEGHNKRGCPDKNKAPAARPAKRAKGRPRGPQWVDKSVSRGTPSSATMKKQRKEELLQRTIAAQRNASTSEQRAEIHTVLENQVVQAEGIRINTRSGFVYSKPATNDGVRYVSGAVATAAAVRDQRPPTSTCISSQQGSTTTCDPQRPSSVMYKSTASQAATPRIGKLPIKKGKKKA from the exons ATGTACCTGAAGTCGGCGTTGATGGACAGTCATCACGAAGACATTTGTCCGAGGATTAGAGAGAGGATCGACAAGACTCAGATTTCGACAAGATTATGCGCTGTAACACCTGCAAAAGGAGGGACATTTGAAGTAAAATGTGATCCGGATCAGTTTGTTGTCGACCTAAAAAAGAAGATTTGCGGCTGCAGGGCATGGGACATAACGGGTATTCCTTGTAGCCACGCACTTGCTTGCATTAATTTCATGCGTTATGACGTACGTGACTATGTGCATGAGTGGTACAAGAAGGATAAATACCGTGCAACCTATGAATTCTCCCTTCAACCAATTAACGGGATCAAAATGTGGCCCAATGTACAAGGGCTCGACATTCTGCCACCTCCGTACAAAAAAATGCCCGGGAGACCAAAGAAAAACAGGAGGAAGGATCCTGATGAGGAGCCTAAAAAGGATCCACGCTTTGCTAGAAAAGGAGTGGCAATGACATGTCGTCATTGCCTTACGGAAGGACACAACAAACGTGGCTGTCCAGACAAGAACAAAGCTCCTGCTGCTAGGCCTGCAAAG CGTGCAAAGGGTCGACCAAGAGGACCACAATGGGTTGACAAATCTGTTAGTAGAGGCACCCCTTCATCTGCAACGATGAAGAAACAGAGGAAGGAAGAATTACTTCAACGTACAATTGCTGCACAGAGAAATGCCTCTACTTCTGAGCAACGAGCTGAAATTCATACGGTGTTGGAAAATCAG GTGGTGCAAGCCGAAGGAATCAGAATAAACACGCGTTCAGGATTCGTATATTCAAAG CCTGCTACGAATGACGGAGTGAGGTATGTTAGCGGAGCTGTGGCGACAGCTGCTGCAGTCAGAGATCAACGTCCACCAACCTCTACTTGCATTTCATCTCAACAAGGATCAACAACCACGTGTGATCCCCAACGACCAAGCTCTGTTATGTATAAGTCTACCGCGTCACAAGCTGCTACTCCTAGAATTGGCAAACTGCCAATAAAGAAGGGAAAGAAGAAAGCTTAG